Part of the Catalinimonas alkaloidigena genome is shown below.
CAAATGTTAAGAGTATATGAGGCATTCAAGGAAGAAGATGAAGTTGTACTTTTATCTCACACTATAGATCCTCAGCATGATACCGTTGCACTATTACATGATTATGCTGAACGGCTGGGTGTATCAAGTGACAAATGGCATTTTGTGACCGGCGAGAAGGAAAAAATTTATGAGATGGGCCTCAATAGCTACATGGTCACTGCGATGGAAGATGATGAAGAACCAGGTGGCTTTATACATAGTGGTGCTTTTATTTTAGTAGACAAGGAGGGGCACGTTCGTGGAATGTATGATGGCACTAAAGAGGAAAAGGTAGATATCCTGATCAAAGACATGGAAAAATTACTAAATGAGTACCGCAATAAAGATAGAGGTGTCTAACATATATGGGTAAGAAGCATATCTTATTATTCCCTTTTCTCTTCGTTTTTCTAACTTTTATTGGTTGTGATAGTAACCATGAAAATGCAGCTATCAGGAACTTAAATAGTGTAGAAAAAATGCATTTCAAGCAATATATGGTTTATGGGCAGCAACTGTATACTCAGCACTGTAGTAATTGTCATCAAAATGAT
Proteins encoded:
- a CDS encoding SCO family protein, which encodes MSPKTLFYLSILLINSTFVACSIDSGKTESSSLPYLGRHNYVEKTINDQSVVDTIYHQVSDFRFVDQDSSVITPSTFDDKIYVADFFFTSCPTICPVMKTQMLRVYEAFKEEDEVVLLSHTIDPQHDTVALLHDYAERLGVSSDKWHFVTGEKEKIYEMGLNSYMVTAMEDDEEPGGFIHSGAFILVDKEGHVRGMYDGTKEEKVDILIKDMEKLLNEYRNKDRGV